From the bacterium genome, the window GCGTACTCCCTCCATAACCTGCTCCGGGGGTGTTAGGATGAAGCATTTGAGATCCTGGGCGACAGCAGCAGTACCGGCCAGCCCACAGACGAAAAGAAGAGATAAAATCAAACCCGACCCAAAGACGATATGCTGCTTGGTCATGACCGCACTCCTGGTTTATCCGCGATGAACCACATTCTGCTCAATAAAACAAAATATCATCCCATGGAATAAAAGTCAATAACTATTTACTAAAATCGCACGCCGGCCCGGCAACCTGATATTCACCGCACTTTTATCTTTTTTCATAGCCCGAAGTGTTGTATATTGAAGCAATCAAACCCTGATCCGGAGGCAAATGGACGATGGCGAGCAGACCGAAGATCCTCAATGCCCTGCTTTCTGCCGTAGTATGGTTGCTTTTTGTGCTGTTGATCCTTCTATGGCTGCCCCTCACGGCGCTCGTCTGGCTCTTCGACCGGGATCCAGCCCGTTATCGCACCGGCCGGTTCTTCCGCTGGTTGGCCCACCCCATTGCGGTCCTGGGCCCCTCCTGGCGGGCGCGTGTGGAGGGAGTGGAGATTCAGAATCCGCGCCGGCCCTATGTGGTGGTCGCCAATCATCAATCCATTCTCGACATCCCGATGCTGGCCTTGATACCGATGGAGTACAAATGGGTGGCCAAGGAACCTCTCTTCCGCATCCCCGTTCTTGGCTGGATGATGCGCCTGGCCGGCGACATCCCGCTCGACCGCGCGAGCACCCGCAGCGGCATCCAAGCCCTCAAGGCGGCGCGCACGTACCTGGATCGCAAGTGCTCCGTCTTCTTCTTCCCCGAGGGCACCCGCTCGGAGGATCGGCGCGTCTACGATTTCAATGAGGGCGCCTTTTTTCTGGCGGTCAAGGCGCAGGTTCCGGTCCTGCCCATGGCCATCGAGGGCGCCAGCGACTGCCTTCCCAAGCATTCCTGGATCTTCGGCGACCTGCATGATATCAAGATTCAAGTCCTGCCCCCGGTGGAAACGTCCGGCATGAGCAAGGAGGATGTGCCGCAGTTGACCCGGCAGGTCCGTGCGGCGATCATCCGCCAGATCGCCTCCTGGCAGGGCGTAGCTGTTGAACAAGTCGATGCGGCCGGTGTGGTCCGCCCGCCCGCGTTTTAGCACTACGGTGGTTTCGTTTCTTCTTTCAACCAGGAGCAGATGATGGAGCAAATGCCCCTTTATCCCCAGCCTCCAGCTTCAGCGGCAGCGCCGCGGCGCAAGAGCCGGTGGTGGCTCATCCTTGCGATCTTTGCCTTGCTTTTTCTCTTCGGCGTGATCTTTTTTATCGCCGGACTCTTCGCGCTGGTCAAGGGCCCCTTTTCGGAGAAGCCGGTGGAGATCAAAACCGGCTCGGTGATCGAGCTGCGCATCCGCGGCGATCTGGCTGAAAACCTTCAGACAGCACCCCTCTCCCTCTTCGGCGGCGAGGCGCAGAGCGCGACCATGCTCGATCTCCTCAACGGCATTCAGCGCGCTAAAAGCGACGACCGCATCCGCGGACTCTATTACCGCTCCGGCGACCTCTCCTGCGGCATGGCCAAAGCTACGGAAATCCGCGACGCCCTGCTCGATTTTAAAACCTCAGGCAAACCCTTCAAGGCCTATCTCGACCTGGGCGGGGAACTGGATTACTATTTTGCCTCGGCGGCCGACTCGATCTTCATGCCGACCGAAGGTCTGCTCGAGCTCAACGGATTTGCCATCGAGGATATCTTCTGGAAGGAGACGCTTGATCGCATCGGCATCCAGTTCTATGTCGAACAATTCGAGGAGTACAAATCCGCGGGGGAAGCCTACAGTCGCACCGGTTTCAGCGCCCCGGCGCGCGAATCCCTGCATGCCTTGCTGCAGCAGCGGCAGGAGACCTTTCTCAAGGCTGTGGCAGCCAGCCGTAATCTCGATCCCCGCACCACAGCGGCCGCTCTGAACCGCGGTCTCTATTCAGCCGACTCGCTCCTGGAACTGGGCTTCATCGACGGCATCCGCTCCGAGGGGTACGTGCGAGATCAGCTCCTCCGCCGCAAGGTCGATGGCGACTCGACGGCCAAAAAGAGTCCCCTGGTCACAATCGCCAATTATGCGCACAGCGCCGACAAGGGCCTGAAACAGGTCGTGGAGGGCAAACAAATCGCCCTGATCTATGCCTCGGGTTTGATCGTCAGCGGGGAGACCGAATCCAATCCCCTGCTCGATCAAGCGATGGTCGCCTCGCGAAATTTCGTGCGCTACCTCCGTCAGGCGCGCGAGGACAAGCACATCAAGGCCATCATTCTGCGCATCGATAGCCCCGGCGGCTCGGTCATGGCCGCTGACGAGATCTGGGAGGAGCTGGAGCAAACCCGTAAAGTCAAACCCCTCTATGCTTCGATGAGCGATGTTGCGGCCTCGGGCGGCTATTACATCGCCATGGCCTGCGACACGCTCATCGCGCACCCGCAGAGCATCACCGGCTCGATCGGTGTCATCTCGACCATCCCGAATTTCAGCGGTGCACTTGCCAAGATCGGCGCACACGTAGATACTCTTAAAAGCACCGACGGGGCGCTCTTCCTCAATCCCCTGCTCCCCTTCAGCGACAAGGATAAAAAGCTGTACCGCCGTCTCTCCGCCAACATCTATCAGCGGTTCGTGCAGCGAGTTGCCGACAGCCGGGACAAGTCCTTCGAGGAGACGCGCCTGCTGGCGCGCGGGCGGGTCTGGACCGGCGAGGCCGCCCTCGCCAGGGGCTTGGTCGATACCCTTGGCGGATTGCGGACGGCGCTGAATCTGGCCAAACGCCGCATCGGTATCGCCCCGGACCAGAAGGTCCGGTTGCGGCTCTTCCCGCCGGCGCAGGAGCCCTGGGACGCCTTCAAGAAACTCTTTGATCTCCTGAGTCAGGAGGCAAGCGGCATCGCCGTCCAGCGGACACCGCTCGCCTCGGCTACCGCAGCCTCCGCCCTCCTGCCGGCCTGGCCCCTGCTACCCGTGCCGCTGCGCAGCCAGATGGAATATATCCTGCTGCTGCACGAACTTAGCACCCGGGAGCCTGTGCTAGCCGCGATGCCCTCGATCGCACCCCTGCTGATACGGTAAAGGCGCCGCCGGCCACACACTATAGAAATATTCCACGCCGCATTTTGTTATAGCTCTAACAGGATGCGGCGTTTTTATTGATCCGATTATCACATGAGGAGGATAAATGGAAGAAGAACGATTCACCATTTCAGGCATGTCCTGCATGCACTGCGTCGCGGCAGTCAAAAGGGCTTTGGAAACCCTCGGCCTCACGGTGGTTGAGGTTGCGCTCGGCAGTGCGCGCGTCCGCTATGATGAGCATCAGGTCAGCCGCGCGCAAATCGTGGCGGCCATCGAAGAGGCGGGCTATCAGGTTGTCTGATATGGCTGATGAAATCCGTCCCCCCGGCTTAGCCGGCGATTCAAGGACTCCGGGTGGTACGAGTTGGTCCCTTCCCGTAGCGGGGATGACCTGTGCCAGTTGTGTGGCCCGCGTCGAAAAGAGCCTGAAGAAGATCCCCGGCCTAACCGATGTAGCGGTTAACCTAGCCACAGAGAAAGCCTCTTTTACCGTCACCGATCCCGCCGTGCGTCTGGAGGCAATTGCCAAAGCCGTGGCTGCGGCCGGCTATCAGCTGGCGCTGCCGGCGCCCGCCACCGCGCCTACAGAATCCCCCGCAGCAGCCGGCGCAAAGGATGAATCGGATGAGGGCTTGCGGCGTGACCTGCGAACCGCGCTGATTTTCTCCCTCCCCGTATTTCTCATCAGCATGGGGATGCCCCTCCCCTTTTTCCACCTCCTTTGGCCCTTTTCCATGGAGACAACCGGAAAAATCCTCTTCCTGCTGACCACGCCGGTGATGTTCATTTCCGGCGCTCGGTTCTTCCGGATTTTCTGGCGCAACCTACGCCACTTCACGGCGGACATGAACAGTCTGGTGGCCATCGGCACCGGGTCGGCCTACGGTTATAGCACACTCGCCGTTCTCTTCCCGCAGCTGCTCGGGGAGACGCAGCGCACGGCGCAGGTCTATTTTGACTCGGCAGCGGTGATTATCACCCTCATCCTGCTCGGGCGGTGGCTGGAACATCGTGCCAAAAAGCAAACAGGGGCGGCCATCAGGCGGCTGCTCGAATTGCAGCCCAAAACCGCCCGAGTCCGGCGCGGAGAGCGGATCGAGGAGATCCCGATCCATGTCTTGCAAGCTGGAGACCGGGTACTGGTCCGTCCCGGAGAGAAGATTCCGGCCGATGGCCGCATCGAATTCGGCGCCTCCGCTGTGGATGAGGCCATGATCACCGGGGAGAGCCTGCCGGTAGACAAGGCGGCAGGGGACCGGGTGACCGGGGGCACATTCAACACCGCCGGCGCATTCGAATTTACGGTTACGGCGGCAGGCAGCGCCTCGGTGCTGGCCCAGATCATCCGCATGGTGGAGCAGGCTCAGGGTTCCAAGGCGCCGATCCAGCGGCTGGCCGACCGGATTGCAGCCATTTTTGTCCCGGTCGTCACCCTCATCGCCCTGCTAACCCTGGCTGGCTGGCTCTTCATCGGCCGCGTACCTTTCGGGGAGGCACTGCTTCCCTTCGTCGCGGTGCTGATCATTGCCTGCCCCTGCGCCCTCGGCCTGGCGACACCGGCCGCGATCATCGTGGGCACGGGAGCCGGAGCACGGCGCGGCATCCTCATTAAAAACGGCGAAAGTCTCGAGATCGCCCACCGGATCGATACCATTCTGCTCGATAAAACTGGGACCATCACGCGCGGGCAACCGCGGGTCACGGAGATCCAGACGGCCGGCATGGCGGAGAGGGAGTTGTTGCGGATGGCGGCGGCTGTGGAAAATCTCGCCGCGCACCCCTACGCCACAGCCGTGACCGAGGAGGCCCGCCAGCGCGGGATTGTCCTCCCTGCCTGCCAGGAGTTCGCCAGCGCCACCGGTTCCGGGGTGCTCGGACGGGTAGAGGGCCGGCTGATCCAGATCGGTCATCAAGCCTATGTGGAGCAGAGCGGGGCCGAGATCGGGAGTTGGCGGGATCGGGCCCAGGTGTTGGCTGAGGCGGGCAAGAGCCTGCTCTTCGTTGCAGTCGATGGGCAAGTCGCCGGTCTTATCACCGTTGCCGATGTCATCCGGCCGGAATCGGCCGCCGCTGTCCGCGCCCTGCAGCAGCGAGCGATCCGGGTGGTGATGCTCACCGGCGACCATTCCGCTGCTGCGGCCGCGATCGCCGAGGAGGCAGGGGTGGACCGCTTTATGGCGGAGATCCGCCCCAATGCCAAGGCGGAGGTAGTCCAGAGCGAACAGCAAGCTGGGCATGTGGTTGCCATGGTCGGTGACGGCGTTAACGACGCGCCAGCTCTGGCACAGGCGGATGTCGGGATCGCGATCGGCAGCGGTACAGATGTCGCGATCGAATCGGCCGCCATCACTCTGGTACAGGGCGATCTCACCCGGGTGGTCGAAGCGATCGATCTCTCCCGGCGCACCATGCGGACGATCCGGCAAAACCTCTTTTGGGCTTTTTTCTACAATATCCTCGGCATCCCCCTGGCGGCGCTGGGACTCCTCAATCCGATGCTGGCCGCCCTGGCCATGTCCTTCAGCTCGGTTTCGGTCCTTACCAATTCACTGCGGCTGAAGCGCCTGGCACCCGAAATCGCGTCACCCCGGCCGGGGTTGCAGTGAAAAATAAGTAGCTTTTTTGCCAAAATGAGCTTAATTTCAGGTAATCGGTAAGGGCGGTCGGCGGCTCTGAAGGGTGGTTCACAGGATGGCAGGCGCTCACGACCAACGCCAAAGACAACTGAAAGGATCTTGACATGCTCAAAGGACACCCCAAGGGTCTGCTGGTCGCATTCTTTGCCAACATGGGGGAACGGTTCGGCTTTTACACCATGGTGGCCATCTTCATCCTCTTTTTACAGGCCAAATATGGCATGAATGCAGCTGCGGCCAGCCAGGTGTACGGCATCTTTATGTTCTTTGTCTACTTTTTTCCGCTGCTAGGCGGTTTCATCGCCGACCGGTTTCTCGGTTTCAGCAAGACCATCAGCATCGGCCTTATCGTGATGTTCATCGGGTATCTGATGCTGGCCACGCCGACCCCGATGAATCAGGGGTTCAGCTTGGTGGTTGGCGCCCTGGCGGTCATTGCCCTGGGGACCGGGCTTTTCAAGGGCAATCTCCAGGCCCTAGTGGGCAAGATGTACGAACCGCCCGAATACGCGGCCAATCGCGACCGCGCCTTCAGCATCTTTTACATGGGGATCAATATCGGCGCCATGCTCGCACCGACCGCTGCCGAGATGGTGAGCAACTGGGTTCTGGCCAAAAAAACCTTCCATTACGATGCTCATATTCCCGCCCTGGCCAACCAGTTTCTAAACGGCGAACTTAAGGATCCCAGCGCCTACCTGGCTGTTGCCCGGGCTCAGGACCCCGGCGTCACCCTCTCAACCCTTGGCAATTTTTCACAATCCTATATCAACCAGCTGAGCCAGTCCTATCATTACGCCTTTAGCATTGCCTGCATCAGCCTGATTATTTCGATGCTCATCTTCTGGATTTTCCGCCGCTATTACCGGGAGGCTGACTATATGGTGGGGAGCACGGCGACAAAAGCGCAACCGGCGCATGTCGAGACCCTCACCCCGCAGCAAACCCGCGAACGCCTCATCGCCCTGGGTCTGGTTTATTTTGTGGTGATCTTTTTCTGGATGTCCTTTCATCAGAACGGCGTCACCATGACCTATTTCGCCCGCGATTACACCCAACCCAGCGTCGGCCGTTTCACCAATCTCTGGTTCGACCTCTTCGGGCTGCTGCCGGTCTTTTTCGCCGCGCTCGGACTCTACTATGCCATCCGCAGGTCGAGCACTATCAAACAGCGCATCGGCGGGGCGGCTGCAACCCTTCTCTTCCTGATCATCGCCGCCCTGCGTTTCCAAAGCTACGGTGCAGTCAATCCCTTCACACCGCAAAAATTCCAGCATTTCAATCCCTTTTTCATCGTCGCGCTCACGCCGGTCGTCGTGGGTCTCTTCAGCTGGCTCAACGCCAAAGGCAAGGAGCCTTCTGCCCCGCGCAAGATCGGCTTCGGCATGCTGATTACTGCCGCAGGCTTTTTCATCCTCGTTCTCGGCTCACTCGGTCTTCCGAGCCCGAAGGAGCTCGGCGGGCAAGTCGCCCCTTCGGCACTGCTGGTCTCCCCATACTGGCTGATCAGCACCTACCTGACCCTGACCATCGCCGAACTTTTCCTCAGCCCGATGGGTATCTCGTTCGTGGCCCGGGTGGCGCCTCCTAAATACAAGGGGGTCATGCAGGGCGGATGGTTTGCCGCGACCGCCCTGGGCAACTATCTGTTGTCGGTCATCGGTTTTCTATGGATGAAGGTGC encodes:
- a CDS encoding lysophospholipid acyltransferase family protein, producing MASRPKILNALLSAVVWLLFVLLILLWLPLTALVWLFDRDPARYRTGRFFRWLAHPIAVLGPSWRARVEGVEIQNPRRPYVVVANHQSILDIPMLALIPMEYKWVAKEPLFRIPVLGWMMRLAGDIPLDRASTRSGIQALKAARTYLDRKCSVFFFPEGTRSEDRRVYDFNEGAFFLAVKAQVPVLPMAIEGASDCLPKHSWIFGDLHDIKIQVLPPVETSGMSKEDVPQLTRQVRAAIIRQIASWQGVAVEQVDAAGVVRPPAF
- the sppA gene encoding signal peptide peptidase SppA, which codes for MEQMPLYPQPPASAAAPRRKSRWWLILAIFALLFLFGVIFFIAGLFALVKGPFSEKPVEIKTGSVIELRIRGDLAENLQTAPLSLFGGEAQSATMLDLLNGIQRAKSDDRIRGLYYRSGDLSCGMAKATEIRDALLDFKTSGKPFKAYLDLGGELDYYFASAADSIFMPTEGLLELNGFAIEDIFWKETLDRIGIQFYVEQFEEYKSAGEAYSRTGFSAPARESLHALLQQRQETFLKAVAASRNLDPRTTAAALNRGLYSADSLLELGFIDGIRSEGYVRDQLLRRKVDGDSTAKKSPLVTIANYAHSADKGLKQVVEGKQIALIYASGLIVSGETESNPLLDQAMVASRNFVRYLRQAREDKHIKAIILRIDSPGGSVMAADEIWEELEQTRKVKPLYASMSDVAASGGYYIAMACDTLIAHPQSITGSIGVISTIPNFSGALAKIGAHVDTLKSTDGALFLNPLLPFSDKDKKLYRRLSANIYQRFVQRVADSRDKSFEETRLLARGRVWTGEAALARGLVDTLGGLRTALNLAKRRIGIAPDQKVRLRLFPPAQEPWDAFKKLFDLLSQEASGIAVQRTPLASATAASALLPAWPLLPVPLRSQMEYILLLHELSTREPVLAAMPSIAPLLIR
- a CDS encoding cation transporter — protein: MEEERFTISGMSCMHCVAAVKRALETLGLTVVEVALGSARVRYDEHQVSRAQIVAAIEEAGYQVV
- a CDS encoding heavy metal translocating P-type ATPase — its product is MADEIRPPGLAGDSRTPGGTSWSLPVAGMTCASCVARVEKSLKKIPGLTDVAVNLATEKASFTVTDPAVRLEAIAKAVAAAGYQLALPAPATAPTESPAAAGAKDESDEGLRRDLRTALIFSLPVFLISMGMPLPFFHLLWPFSMETTGKILFLLTTPVMFISGARFFRIFWRNLRHFTADMNSLVAIGTGSAYGYSTLAVLFPQLLGETQRTAQVYFDSAAVIITLILLGRWLEHRAKKQTGAAIRRLLELQPKTARVRRGERIEEIPIHVLQAGDRVLVRPGEKIPADGRIEFGASAVDEAMITGESLPVDKAAGDRVTGGTFNTAGAFEFTVTAAGSASVLAQIIRMVEQAQGSKAPIQRLADRIAAIFVPVVTLIALLTLAGWLFIGRVPFGEALLPFVAVLIIACPCALGLATPAAIIVGTGAGARRGILIKNGESLEIAHRIDTILLDKTGTITRGQPRVTEIQTAGMAERELLRMAAAVENLAAHPYATAVTEEARQRGIVLPACQEFASATGSGVLGRVEGRLIQIGHQAYVEQSGAEIGSWRDRAQVLAEAGKSLLFVAVDGQVAGLITVADVIRPESAAAVRALQQRAIRVVMLTGDHSAAAAAIAEEAGVDRFMAEIRPNAKAEVVQSEQQAGHVVAMVGDGVNDAPALAQADVGIAIGSGTDVAIESAAITLVQGDLTRVVEAIDLSRRTMRTIRQNLFWAFFYNILGIPLAALGLLNPMLAALAMSFSSVSVLTNSLRLKRLAPEIASPRPGLQ
- a CDS encoding peptide MFS transporter; this translates as MLKGHPKGLLVAFFANMGERFGFYTMVAIFILFLQAKYGMNAAAASQVYGIFMFFVYFFPLLGGFIADRFLGFSKTISIGLIVMFIGYLMLATPTPMNQGFSLVVGALAVIALGTGLFKGNLQALVGKMYEPPEYAANRDRAFSIFYMGINIGAMLAPTAAEMVSNWVLAKKTFHYDAHIPALANQFLNGELKDPSAYLAVARAQDPGVTLSTLGNFSQSYINQLSQSYHYAFSIACISLIISMLIFWIFRRYYREADYMVGSTATKAQPAHVETLTPQQTRERLIALGLVYFVVIFFWMSFHQNGVTMTYFARDYTQPSVGRFTNLWFDLFGLLPVFFAALGLYYAIRRSSTIKQRIGGAAATLLFLIIAALRFQSYGAVNPFTPQKFQHFNPFFIVALTPVVVGLFSWLNAKGKEPSAPRKIGFGMLITAAGFFILVLGSLGLPSPKELGGQVAPSALLVSPYWLISTYLTLTIAELFLSPMGISFVARVAPPKYKGVMQGGWFAATALGNYLLSVIGFLWMKVPLWSLWTILVICCLLSAAFIFSVMKRLERATQG